The following nucleotide sequence is from Nitrospirota bacterium.
TCTGTATTATTTGCCTGTAATTTAGTTAATCCGCTTTTGTTAAATGTGTCAAGGTGTTTTGCAATAACCTTGTCATCAATAGTCGAACCAAATATCAATGCCGCTTTCTCCGGTACAAACAGCGGTTTAATATTATATTTCTCCTTTATTTTCTCGTCTATGTCCTCGTGCACATTTGTTACGATTACGGCTATATCCACGCCCAGAACCTTTTTAATTTCCATGAGCGTCTGTTGATTTGGATACGTGCCGGCCTTAACGAGACCTACGAATATGTTTTTATCGAAAAGCGGATAGATACTGTCCAGACTTAAAAGCTTAGTCGTGGTAGATACTTCTAAACCGAAAGACAACTTTTTCTCGTTTAATGCATTTTTAAACAATGGGGTACCGGATTTATTATCCCCAAATTTAGCAGGATTATGCCCCCTCATAAGCATTATACCCCCGTTATTGGCAACCTCCACTGTTTCGACTTCACTATCTATGCCGTGTATGGATTTATACAAAGGCACCAGGAGCTCTTTCAAATTATCTTTGTTTTGTTCCCTGACTGCATTAACCACATCTTTATTGTAAGAAATGGCTGCAGCGTACCCTGCCAGTTTATTAGCCTTTTGTAAAAAATATTCAGGGATTTCTTTTTCTTTTTGATTAAGTTTTTGCTCATAGGCAGTTATCATATTATGTGAATTAAACCTTACAATCAGTGTCATCGAAATAAGAAGAGTAAAAAAAACGGTCGTTCCTATCAATAACATCAATTTTGTTTTGAGTTTTATTCCCTTGAACATTTTGTCAGTCTCCTAAAATCTAAAGAAATCGTTTAAATTTCTCGTTGTTTGCGCTAGTGCTTTATAAAAATCTGTATCTGCTGCTGCCTCCATGTCATTGGTAAACTGCGGAATCCACGCTCTGAGATGCTCATCAATAAACCGTTTTGTCAGATACAGACAATTTTGCCTTTTTTCAGATTCAATGTTCATCTTTTGAAGCAATACCGCGAGAAAATTGAGTTCTGCTCCGATATGGTCAGACATTATGTCGGGGGTATTCATTGCCAAACCGGCTTCGTGATAAAAAGTCCGGACCTCATCATGTGCCTCCTGCATCATAAGTCTTTTCGACGAAGTATAAACAGATTCCCATGGCGGACACAGCATTTTGTAAGGACCTATAAAAAGCTGTGTAAAATCCCATAGGAGATCCTCAAGCTCTTTTTCCGATTCCGTATCTATTTCCCCGAGAGCTTCTTTCAGATCCCACATAAAGAGAGATTTATCCTCATAAAGCGCAATTTTCCATTTTTCGATAGCCGCTTTAACCGGTTTGCAAAGATACATGCTGCTCAATAAACTAACCACCCTTGATGATTCCACCATTACTGGAGCCATAATACCTCCTGCTGTAGTCATAATAACTCTCCCAGTGGGGCAGACTCCCCTAAAGTGGATTCCTCTGCCTGCCCCACTAATCCTCCTGTTTTATTTATTTTCGGAATATCTCGCTGAAGGAATAGTCAACGTCGTATCGGCTAATCCCGGAAGCTTATCTTTAATTGGTCTTCTGTATATCTCGGGAGGTGTTTTCAGGGCATCGATATCGCTCAATTTTCCATGCCACAAGGCATACCCCGGACATGTCCGTACACAGGCTGGGGGTAGACCCTCCTTCAACCTGTGATAACACATAGTGCATTTGTCCATTTTCTTTTTCGTCTCATCAAAGACAGGAGCACCAAATGGACAAGCGGCGGCGCATCTCTTACACCCTATGCACTTATCCTGGTTAATGAGAACGGCTCCGAACTCAGGCTCTTTTGTTATCGCCTCAGACGGACACGCCTTCATACACGCTGGCTCTGCGCAATGATTACAGGCGGTAGAGAGGTATCTTGCCCTGACATTAGGGTATTTCCCTTCTTCTTTGATTATAACTCTTCTGCGTCTTACCCCTATGGGAAGGTCAAACTCCTGTTTGCACCCCGCCTCACAGGCCTTGCAGGCGATACAATTATTCTCATTATAGTACCAGCCTGTCTGATTTGGATTCCTTACCATATCTATATAACCTCCTTATGCCTTTATTATCCTGACGCCAATTTCTTTGGTAACAATTTGGCCAGAGAGTTTCTCGGCCTTGCCAGGCAGGAATTGACCGTCATTTGTTCCTGCAGGAGACCATTTATTGAACTTATTCATGCTGCCCTTTGCCACCTTACCGAATCCCCAGTGGCCAAAGCCGTGCTGGAGGGCAACAACCTCGGGATGAATTCTTTCGGTTACCTGAATTGTTGCTTTTGCCCTGGAAAAGGCGGATTCGATCCAAATGGCGTCTCCATCCTTAAGTCCGAACCTGTCGGCAGTGGCTGAATTAATCAAAAGAGGATTATCCGGCCTCATTTCCATCAGGTAGGTGTTGTTAAAGGTTCTTGAATGGGTATGCTGGTTTTGTTTGTAACCAACAAGATACAGAGGGAATTCAGATGTCGGGCTGTCCTCGGGTTCAGTATATTCGGGAAGCCCGCTTAGTTTATGTTTTTTCAGCAGCTCGGAGACAAGCTCAAGTTTTCTCGTGGGTGTATCAAACCCCTTCATAATCTTGTCACCAATTTTTACACCAGCCGCCTTGCCATCCTTATCTTTCACGACGCCGGTCTTTCCGTCA
It contains:
- a CDS encoding molecular chaperone TorD family protein; this encodes MAPVMVESSRVVSLLSSMYLCKPVKAAIEKWKIALYEDKSLFMWDLKEALGEIDTESEKELEDLLWDFTQLFIGPYKMLCPPWESVYTSSKRLMMQEAHDEVRTFYHEAGLAMNTPDIMSDHIGAELNFLAVLLQKMNIESEKRQNCLYLTKRFIDEHLRAWIPQFTNDMEAAADTDFYKALAQTTRNLNDFFRF
- a CDS encoding 4Fe-4S dicluster domain-containing protein, whose amino-acid sequence is MVRNPNQTGWYYNENNCIACKACEAGCKQEFDLPIGVRRRRVIIKEEGKYPNVRARYLSTACNHCAEPACMKACPSEAITKEPEFGAVLINQDKCIGCKRCAAACPFGAPVFDETKKKMDKCTMCYHRLKEGLPPACVRTCPGYALWHGKLSDIDALKTPPEIYRRPIKDKLPGLADTTLTIPSARYSENK